From Agromyces sp. SYSU T00194, a single genomic window includes:
- a CDS encoding ATP-binding protein: MAAYFDVEAFGVPVRVDVDDSVPDASTRELRSQWRHALVSGRDPEVRLYYGVRPGTGDAVQTVVTRPARWLVGATTELAARVATDVTLGALEARAGDRLLFHSSAVALDDGGVIGFIGRSGMGKTTLVSTLARRYGYVTDETLCVDRDGAVAPYQKPLSIGRAPQIKTQRAAADLGMRIAPNAGLALAALVLLDRRDDAPAAEVHVVPLAEAVPAVAAHMSYFGRMPRPLRSICELVVRTGGVRRVSYRESESVLDRIAEILAIAPPPTPTLEDVEPYPGTPTREGYHRAPYSDALRIGDEVLILHGSRITRLNDLAAILWNSAAGLDLDALVERVSDGLGEAPEGIDARAVVGRNIGELIGAGLLVHQGA; the protein is encoded by the coding sequence ATGGCAGCCTACTTCGACGTGGAGGCGTTCGGCGTCCCGGTCCGCGTCGATGTCGACGACAGTGTTCCCGATGCATCGACCCGAGAGTTGCGGAGCCAATGGCGGCACGCACTCGTGTCGGGACGCGACCCGGAGGTTCGGCTCTACTACGGGGTGAGGCCCGGCACCGGCGACGCGGTGCAGACGGTCGTCACCCGACCCGCACGCTGGCTGGTCGGAGCGACGACGGAACTGGCCGCGCGGGTTGCCACTGACGTGACGCTCGGCGCGCTCGAGGCACGGGCAGGCGACCGACTCCTGTTCCATTCGAGTGCGGTTGCGCTCGACGACGGCGGCGTCATCGGCTTCATCGGCAGGTCGGGCATGGGCAAGACCACCCTCGTTTCGACGCTTGCGCGACGCTACGGGTACGTCACCGACGAGACGCTCTGCGTCGACCGCGACGGTGCAGTCGCTCCGTACCAGAAGCCGCTCTCGATCGGCCGGGCACCGCAGATCAAGACCCAACGGGCCGCCGCCGACCTCGGGATGCGCATCGCACCGAACGCTGGGCTGGCACTTGCGGCCTTGGTGCTGCTCGACCGGCGCGACGACGCGCCCGCCGCTGAGGTGCACGTGGTCCCACTCGCCGAGGCAGTGCCCGCCGTCGCCGCGCACATGAGCTACTTCGGGCGGATGCCACGACCCCTGCGCTCGATCTGCGAGCTCGTCGTCCGCACCGGCGGCGTGCGCAGGGTGTCGTATCGCGAGTCGGAGAGCGTCCTCGATCGGATCGCCGAGATCCTCGCGATCGCACCGCCCCCGACGCCGACGCTGGAGGACGTCGAGCCGTACCCGGGTACGCCCACGCGCGAGGGATACCACCGGGCACCCTATTCCGATGCCCTCCGCATCGGCGACGAGGTGCTCATCCTCCACGGCTCGAGGATCACCCGCCTCAACGACCTCGCCGCGATCCTGTGGAATTCGGCCGCCGGCCTGGACCTCGACGCGCTCGTCGAGCGCGTGTCCGACGGCCTCGGCGAAGCTCCGGAGGGCATCGACGCGCGCGCGGTGGTCGGTCGCAACATCGGTGAGCTCATCGGCGCGGGCCTACTGGTGCACCAGGGCGCCTGA
- a CDS encoding phosphatase PAP2 family protein, translated as MGGSGSGRWARFHERFIVEVRYLPAGGRLGLLVTAAVLVVVGVAGFLAVLDSVRESDDLSAIDAPVEAWLDSGRDQWLTTFMIVLAYVFGPVAMPIVILVTTVAWGLLAKHAWRPLLLAGGMILGVIIVQVLAPIIGRDRPPAEDMVLEFDPTSSFPSGHVMGVADFLFIGTYLVFSRHRRPLITALAFAAATFVVLLTAACRIYLGYHWATDALASILLSLVVLGIVIAVDTFRTVRIGSPEQVAEADRRPEAWGRDGDG; from the coding sequence GTGGGCGGATCGGGGTCGGGGCGCTGGGCGAGGTTCCACGAGCGGTTCATCGTCGAGGTGCGGTACCTGCCGGCGGGAGGGCGACTGGGTCTGCTCGTCACCGCGGCGGTGCTCGTCGTCGTCGGCGTCGCAGGGTTCCTCGCGGTGCTCGACTCGGTGCGCGAGTCCGACGACCTCTCGGCGATCGACGCCCCCGTGGAGGCCTGGCTCGACTCCGGTCGCGACCAGTGGCTGACGACGTTCATGATCGTGCTGGCATACGTCTTCGGACCCGTCGCGATGCCGATCGTGATCCTCGTCACGACGGTGGCGTGGGGCCTGCTCGCGAAGCACGCCTGGCGGCCGCTGCTCCTCGCGGGCGGCATGATCCTCGGCGTGATCATCGTGCAGGTGCTCGCGCCGATCATCGGCCGCGACCGGCCGCCCGCGGAGGACATGGTGCTCGAGTTCGACCCGACGTCGTCGTTCCCCTCGGGGCACGTGATGGGCGTCGCCGACTTCCTCTTCATCGGCACCTACCTCGTGTTCTCGCGCCACCGTCGGCCGCTCATCACGGCGCTGGCGTTCGCGGCCGCGACCTTCGTGGTGCTCCTCACCGCGGCGTGCCGCATCTACCTCGGCTACCACTGGGCGACCGACGCCCTCGCGTCGATCCTGCTGTCGCTCGTCGTGCTCGGCATCGTGATCGCGGTCGACACGTTCCGCACGGTGCGCATCGGCTCCCCCGAGCAGGTCGCCGAGGCCGACCGTCGCCCCGAGGCCTGGGGGCGCGATGGCGACGGGTGA
- a CDS encoding phosphatase PAP2 family protein, translating into MATGDGGSGSHAPAPVRVGRHPWLITGLLALAAVALLGIVIVLAEAREPFGFEVGLMSALAGARTPAITQVALVLDVLGSGLLSNVVFPILIGVALLVWRRPWAALYFGIAVLASSGVTRLVKVLVGRVRPEDILVQPDFGSFPSGHSSAAAIIATALGLVFLRTWVWVAGVTWTVLMMLSRMYLGAHWLSDTIGGALVGAGVALVVWAPFAERLYREDRMPHPPVWRPVGARGE; encoded by the coding sequence ATGGCGACGGGTGACGGTGGGAGCGGATCGCACGCGCCGGCACCGGTCCGCGTCGGCCGCCACCCGTGGCTGATCACCGGCCTCCTCGCGTTGGCCGCCGTGGCGCTCCTCGGCATCGTCATCGTGCTCGCCGAGGCGCGCGAGCCGTTCGGGTTCGAGGTCGGCCTCATGTCCGCGCTCGCCGGGGCGCGCACGCCCGCCATCACGCAGGTCGCGCTGGTGCTCGACGTCCTCGGCAGCGGACTGCTGTCGAACGTGGTGTTCCCGATCCTCATCGGCGTGGCGCTGCTCGTCTGGCGCCGCCCGTGGGCCGCGCTCTACTTCGGGATCGCGGTGCTCGCGAGCTCCGGCGTGACCCGGCTCGTGAAGGTGCTCGTCGGCCGGGTCCGCCCCGAGGACATCCTCGTCCAGCCCGACTTCGGCTCCTTCCCCTCCGGGCACAGCTCGGCCGCCGCGATCATCGCGACCGCGCTCGGGCTGGTGTTCCTGCGCACCTGGGTGTGGGTCGCCGGCGTCACCTGGACGGTGCTGATGATGCTCAGCCGCATGTACCTCGGCGCGCACTGGCTGAGCGACACGATCGGCGGCGCGCTCGTCGGCGCGGGGGTCGCCCTCGTCGTGTGGGCGCCGTTCGCGGAGCGACTGTACCGGGAGGACCGGATGCCGCATCCGCCCGTCTGGCGCCCCGTCGGCGCGCGCGGGGAGTGA
- a CDS encoding DUF2200 domain-containing protein — protein sequence MAEHRIFRMSFASIYPLYVQKVERKAHTKAEVDQVITWLTGYDEAGLERAIDDEVDLRTFFADAPRMHPNVDQITGVICGMRVEEIDDPLMQQIRYMDKLVDEVARGKKMTSILRGSAVDA from the coding sequence ATGGCCGAGCACCGTATCTTCCGGATGAGCTTCGCGAGCATCTACCCGCTCTACGTGCAGAAGGTCGAGCGCAAGGCGCACACGAAGGCCGAGGTCGACCAGGTGATCACCTGGCTGACCGGCTACGACGAGGCGGGCCTCGAGCGCGCCATCGACGACGAGGTCGACCTGCGCACGTTCTTCGCCGACGCGCCGCGCATGCACCCGAACGTCGACCAGATCACGGGCGTGATCTGCGGCATGCGCGTCGAGGAGATCGACGACCCGCTCATGCAGCAGATCCGCTACATGGACAAGCTCGTCGACGAGGTCGCCCGCGGCAAGAAGATGACGTCGATCCTGCGCGGGTCGGCGGTCGACGCGTAG